GCCGACGCCGAGCAGCTGGCCAAAAAAGTTACGGTGAAGGCCGAAGGCAACAAGCTGCGCGCCGACGGCCCCAGCCAAAACGACCAGGGCTGGGCGGTGAGCTACGAGGTATTTGTTCCCCGTACCACGGCCCTGGCCCTGAATACCGTCAACGGCGGCATCAACCTACAGGACCTGGATTCCAGCGTTAAGTTCTCGGCCGTGAACGGGGGCGTAAACCTGAGCAATGTAGGTGGGCAGGTGAAGGGCAGCACCGTCAACGGAGGCCTGCACATCAAGCTGGCCGGTACCAAGTGGAACGGCGAGGGGCTCGACGTGGAAACCACCAACGGCGGCATTACCTGGGACGTGCCCAAAAACTACTCGGCCAAGCTGTTCACCAGCACTACTATGGGTTCCATCAAAGCCGATAACCTCACGGTTACCAAGTCGGGCTTTATGCACAAGGAAATTGCGGCCAACCTCGGCCAGGGCGGTGCTCCGGTGCGGGCCGTAACGGTCAACGGCGGCATCAAGGTCAACCGGGAATAGTACCGTACGTCCGGCTTTCAAAGCGGCGTTAGCTTCGGCTGGGGCCGCTTTTTGCTTTTATAAGCACCAAATCAGCCCGGCCGGCAACTATTCCCGCCCAATTCGGCTTGTGGGCAAAACGGCCTGCTGCTGGCCGCTGCTTTTTTCGCTTTGCCCCGCATGAAAATTCCGTTTCTCGGCCTGCTCCTGAGTGTGGCTACCTACGCCGCCCAGGCCCAAACCGCGCCCGTCTTCACCACCACCTGCGGCGACGGCACCTTCACCAGCAGCAGCAGTAAGCGCTTCTGCGAAACCCGCGACAAAATCCTGCCCGCCCCGGCCGAGGGCATTACCATCGATGGGCGCGCCAATGGCGGCATCACCGTCAAGGGCTGGGACGGCAAAGACATCCGGGTGCGGGCCAAGATTCTGGCCTGGGGCAAAAACGACGAGGAGGCCCGGCAGCTGGGCCGCAGCGTCGTGATTATGGCCAAAGACTACACCCTGCGGGCCGAGAGTTCCCAGCCCGGGGAGCTGGGCTGGGCCGTGAGCTATGAGGTATTCGTGCCCCGCTCCATGCCCCTGACCTTGCGCACGCTCAACGGTGGCATCAACCTGAGCGACCTGCTGGGCCCGGTTACTTTTGAGGCGGCCAACGGCGGTATTTCGCTCGTCAACGTGGGCGGCAGCGTGAAGGGACGCACCGTCAACGGCGGGGTGAAAATCAAGCTGGCCGGCCCCAAGTGGGTAGGAGAGGGCCTCGACGTAGAAACCCAGAACGGCAGCATCACCTGGGACCTGCCCAAAAACTACTCGGCCCGGCTGTTTGCCGCCACCACCATTGGCACCATCAGCGCCGGCAAGCTGCCCGTCACCAGCTCAGCCACCCTCCAGAAAGTGGTAACGGCTACGCTCGGTCAGGGTGGGGCTCCGCTCAAAGCCGTAACCACCAAGGGTAGCATCAAGCTCACCCAGCTGTAAAACCTTACGAGTTGAAAAGCACAAAGCCGCGCCAGCAACTGCTGGCACGGCTTTGTCTTATAAAGAAGTTATTGGGCCGCAACTACTACCCGTCGGTTAGTCGCCGACGCCACCTTTGCGCCATTCCGGGCGGCTCGGGCCGGGGCCTACGATGGTGCCATCTTCCCGCTCACCGTAGCCGGTGCTGTACGAATCGGCATTTTCGAAGCTGTTGGCGTAGCCGTAGCCAGTATTTTTCTTCCGGCGGCCTGCCTTCCTGCCCTTCTTGTTCTTACCTGCCAGCAGAGCCGCGGCGGTAATGGCCAATCCCACGCCGGCCCCGATGAAGGCCAGCTTCGTGGGCAGCGTATCGACGGCGGCTGGGGGCACAAACTGCACGCCGTTTTCGTCGAGGCGGGCCGGTTGCTGCACGTAGCGGCCCCGGGTTGGCATCGGAAATTCGCGGGCCAGGGCGCTCAGGCCTTCCGTGGCTTCGACGCCCTGCATCACCGGGCCGTGGCCGCAGCCGATATGCTCGGGCCGTAGCGCCGCCAGCTTCTGCACCGACTCCCGCACCTCGGTCCAGTTGTAGTTGAATGGGGCTCCGGCCACGCTGATGCACGGCACCTGCATGAGCAGCGAGGGCACCGATTCGTGGTTGGCCGTGGCAAAAGCGTCGGCCCCGAGCAGGGTGCGGTCTTTTTCGCGGAACAGCGCAATCTGTCCCGGGGCGTGGCCCGGTACATGGATTACCTGCCAATCGGGCAGAAAAGGCGGGTCGGCGTCGGTGGTAGGCAGGGCCTGTACGATGTCGCTAAGCTGAAACGACTGGGGCGGGAAAAACCGCGCTACGAAGGCCAGTGTTCCGCCCCGCTCCACGGTGGGGTCGGCGGGTGGATACACCGCTTTGCCCGTCAGGAAAGGTAGCTCCAGCGGGTGAGCCAGCACCGGCACTTTCCAGTGCTCGGCCAGCTCGCGGGCATTGCCGGCGTGGTCCATGTGGCCGTGGGTCAGAATAATGGCCTCGGGATGGGTGCCGGGGTAGAACAGCTTGTTGGCGGCGGCAATGATGTCCTTGGCCGCGCCCGGCAGACCCGTATCAACCAGTACCCACTCACCGGGCCGGCCGGTTTCGACGAAGTACAGATTGACAAAGCGTTGAATAGTGAGCTGGTGAATACCAGGGGCTACTTGTTTCATGGAACAGGCGAATTGATTGGACGGAAAGAGGATTACGCATAATTCCAGCCGGAGGATAGGCTTGCCGGATTTTTTCGGTTGTAACGCTCGGGCTTCGTGCTGCCTTGGAAGAATATTTCCCAAGCTAAACAGCAGCGCCTGCCACAAAAAAAGCCTCCCGCGAAACGGGAGGCTTTCTTCATAGGCGAGGGGGTTGGCTTACAGGCCGCCCGTGGTGCCACCGGTCGAGCCCGTGCCGCCAGCCGTGCTGCCGCCGCCCGTGCTGCCACCAGCCGTGGTGCCGCCACCAGCGGTGGAACCGCCGCCAGCCGTCGAACCGCCCATGCCGCTGCCGGAAGTGCTACCACCAGCCGTGCTGCCGGTGCCGCCAGCGGTGCTGCCGCCGCCCGTCGAGCCCGTGGTGCCGCCGGTGCTACCTTCGGTGCTGCTGCCCGACATCGTGCCGGTGCCAGTACCAGCCGTAGTACCACCCGCGCCGCCGCTCATTGAGGTGTCGGCGCTCATGTCGGAATTAGCCCCAGCTTCCGAGCCAGCAGCATCCGACGAAGCGCCGGTGCCTTCAGTACCCGAGCCGCTGGTCGAGCCGCCGGCACCGCCTTCTGAGTTGTTGCCGCCGCAGGAGGCGAAAGTGAGCGAGGCCGCAGCCAGAGCGAAGAACAAGGTCTTTTTCATGATAGAATAAAGGTTTTGGTAAGGTGGAGTGGTTGAGACGAATTCCCCAAAACGGGGTATCGGAAGCTTTATACTGTGCTTCTACGGTTAGTAACCCGCTTTTATAAAATTTTTTTGATAATATATAATTAAGCTCATCTGTTTGAAGCGCTGATAAGACTATTCTAATGTTGAGCTTACTTCTGCAGTTAGTCTTGAGCTTCTGTTCCCCAAAGATGCACCGCCGGACTAGGCCGTAAAACCAATATTCGGTCCCGGTGAAATACTGCGCCGCCCCGCGCCGAAAATCCTATATTCGCCGCTCCACCCAATTTGCTAAACCGACTTGCCACCCATGTCCCAGCATCCTGCCACTACCGATACCCCCGAACTCAACCTCGAAGCCACTTCCGTTTCCGATGAGGCCAACCAGCAGCCTGCCACCCGGCCCATGTACTACGAGTACAAGCCCGAGGAAACCGTCAAAGCTCAGCACGGCCCGGAGCTGCGCTGCAAAACTTGGGAAGCCGAAGCGGCCCTGCGCATGCTCGAAAACAACCTGGACCCGGCCGTGAGCTTGGTGTATGATGAGCTGATTGTGTACGGGGGCGCCGGCCGCGCGGCCCGCAACTGGAAGGAGTACCAGACCATCGTTAAGACCCTCAAGAACTTGGAGCCCGACGAAACCATGCTGGTGCAGTCGGGCAAGGCCGTGGGCGTGCTGCGCACCTGGGCCCACGCCCCGCGCGTGCTCATTGCCAATAGCAACATCGTGCCCGCCTGGAGCACCCAGGAGTACTTCGACGAGCTGGATAAACTGGGTTTGATGATGTACGGGCAGATGACGGCCGGCTCCTGGATTTACATTGCCACCCAGGGCATTCTGCAGGGTACCTACGAAACCTTCGCCGCCGTGGCCGACAAGCACTTCGGCGGTACGCTGGCCGGTACCGTCACCATCACCGCCGGCCTAGGCGGCATGTCGGGCGCGCAGCCGCTGGCCGTGACCATGAACGACGGCGTGTGCCTGGTCATCGAGCCCATCGATGCCCGCGTGAAGCAGAAGGTGCAGGAAGGCTACCTCGACGAGCAGGCCCGCGACTTAAACCACGCCCTGGAGCTGTGCGAGCAGTACAAAGCCGAGCGCAAAGGCTGGAGCATCGGCCTGACCGGCAACGCCGCCACCGTGCTGCCTGAGCTGCTGGCCCGCGGCTACAAGGCCGACATCGTGACGGACCAGACCTCGGCCCACGACCTGATGGACTACATTCCCGAGGGCGACATTACGCAGGTGCTGGAGCTGCGCAAAAACAACCCCGAGGAGTTCAAGCGCCAGGCCCTGCAGTCCATCGTGAAGCACTGCCAGGCCATCATCGACATGCAGGCCGGCGGGGCCGTGGCCCTCGACTACGGCAACAACCTGCGCGGGCAGGCCGAAAAAGGCGGCCTGCAAGTGCGCGACGAAAACGGACAATTTCTCTACCCCGGCTTTGTACCCGGCTACATCCGCCCGCTGTTCTGCGAGGGCAAAGGCCCCTTCCGCTGGGCCGCCCTCAGCGGCGACCCTGCCGACATCCTGCGCATAGACCGGGCCCTGCTCGAAACCTTCCCCGACAACAAGATGCTGGCCCGCTGGATTGAGAAGGCCCAGGCCAAGGTGCCCTTCATCGGCTTGCCGGCCCGGGTGTGCTGGCTGGGCTACGGCGAGCGGGAAAAGTTCGGCCTGGTTATCAACGACCTCGTGGCCCGGGGCGAAGTCTCGGCCCCCATCGTTATCGGCCGTGACCACCTCGACTGCGGCTCGGTGGCCTCGCCCAACCGCGAAACCGAGGGCATGAAGGACGGCTCCGACGCCGTGGCCGACTGGCCCCTGCTCAACGCCCTGGCCAACACCGCCTCCGGCGCCGACTGGGTGAGCCTACACAACGGCGGCGGCGTGGGCATCGGCAACAGCACCCACTCCGGCATGGTGATAGTAGCGACAGGAACCCCTGAAAAAGCCGAGCGCCTGCGCCGCGTGCTCACCACCGACCCCGGTATGGGCGTCTTCCGTCACGCCGACGCGGGCTACGAGCTGGCCCAGCAGGTAGCCCAGGAGCGCGGGGTGCAGATTCCCGGGCAGCAATAGTCAGTGGGGGCGGGGCCTGGCTAGAAAGCTGATTCCCGCTCTATTTACTCTTTCATTTACCGTATTTACCACCTTACTCATTCCCGTGAAATACCTTTTCCTAGCTCCTGTATTGCTAAGTCTGGCTTCCTGCCAAAGTACCCCCAATGCGGACGTAGCTACTACTGAACCCGCCACTCCGGCCCCGGCTACTACCGAGCAGGCCTCACCCGCCTCAGCCGCTGCCGAGGCGGCCAACCCGGAGTACATTGAAGCCAATACGATTACCGTCAACGGGAAGGCGCGGGCCGAGCTGAGCACCAAGCTGCTGACCAGCCAAATGGGCCGCCCCGACAGCATTGCCAAGGGCGCCGTGGAGTGCGGTGGGGAGCTGGAAACCGCCGACAACACCAACGGCGACTTCTGGTACTATGGCAACACCACCTACGAGGTGGCCGGCGACCAGGCCATCCTTACTATCTTCGACGTGACGACGGGCAAGTTCCAGGGCCGGGTGGGCCAGCTCGTGCTCAACCAAAACACCACCCTGGAGGACGTCCGCCGCTACTACCCGGTATCGGCTAAGGAAGCCGACAAGCCCTCTACCAGCCAGCCGGGGGAAGTAATGAGTTTGGGCTACTCCTACAAAGGAGCCCCCATAGAAGGCGCTTTAAGCCTGATATTCAAGCAGGGCAAGCTGCAACGAGTAGAGTTTTTCTACCCTTGCTAAGACCAGGCCGCTACAAGTAGCTTCCAGTGCCGCCCCAAGTATCCGGGGCGGCGCTTTTTGTTTCTGAGAATAGGGTGACATTCGTCTCGAAACAGTAGCTTGCCATATTGACCCCGGCATGGGCGTCTTCTGACCTGCTGATGCGGGTTACTAGCTGGTCCAGCAAGTAGCCGAGGAATGCGGTGTGAAGATTCCGAGGTGGGGTAGTTTCTTAATATAAACTTGAAACTTTTCTCTTTGTAGCCTACCTCAATCTAATAATGAAAATTTTTAACAAAGGTGCTTTAATTACAGCAGCAAGGGTTGCGAAAAAACCCATAGCATTCTTGGTTGGTGCTCCTATATCTAACGAAAATGGTATTGGGGTTCCTGGTGTTAGTGAGATTCTTGACTGTATAAGGCAAGAAATTCTTGAAACAGCGGCCTGGGAGCTGGATAATTTTGAAGCGGAAATATCTGGAAAGTCTGGTAGCGATGCTTATCAAGCAGCTATGGTATGGGTGCAAGGGTATCTGCTTCA
Above is a genomic segment from Hymenobacter cellulosivorans containing:
- a CDS encoding DUF4097 family beta strand repeat-containing protein, whose product is MKSFSTALLLTLASLSAYAQTTPAFTSTCKEGSTYTSPNSTKRYCETRDLTMPSPGKQTLTIDGEANGGITVKGWDGNQVLVRARVSTWSKTDADAEQLAKKVTVKAEGNKLRADGPSQNDQGWAVSYEVFVPRTTALALNTVNGGINLQDLDSSVKFSAVNGGVNLSNVGGQVKGSTVNGGLHIKLAGTKWNGEGLDVETTNGGITWDVPKNYSAKLFTSTTMGSIKADNLTVTKSGFMHKEIAANLGQGGAPVRAVTVNGGIKVNRE
- a CDS encoding DUF4097 family beta strand repeat-containing protein; protein product: MKIPFLGLLLSVATYAAQAQTAPVFTTTCGDGTFTSSSSKRFCETRDKILPAPAEGITIDGRANGGITVKGWDGKDIRVRAKILAWGKNDEEARQLGRSVVIMAKDYTLRAESSQPGELGWAVSYEVFVPRSMPLTLRTLNGGINLSDLLGPVTFEAANGGISLVNVGGSVKGRTVNGGVKIKLAGPKWVGEGLDVETQNGSITWDLPKNYSARLFAATTIGTISAGKLPVTSSATLQKVVTATLGQGGAPLKAVTTKGSIKLTQL
- the hutU gene encoding urocanate hydratase, with amino-acid sequence MSQHPATTDTPELNLEATSVSDEANQQPATRPMYYEYKPEETVKAQHGPELRCKTWEAEAALRMLENNLDPAVSLVYDELIVYGGAGRAARNWKEYQTIVKTLKNLEPDETMLVQSGKAVGVLRTWAHAPRVLIANSNIVPAWSTQEYFDELDKLGLMMYGQMTAGSWIYIATQGILQGTYETFAAVADKHFGGTLAGTVTITAGLGGMSGAQPLAVTMNDGVCLVIEPIDARVKQKVQEGYLDEQARDLNHALELCEQYKAERKGWSIGLTGNAATVLPELLARGYKADIVTDQTSAHDLMDYIPEGDITQVLELRKNNPEEFKRQALQSIVKHCQAIIDMQAGGAVALDYGNNLRGQAEKGGLQVRDENGQFLYPGFVPGYIRPLFCEGKGPFRWAALSGDPADILRIDRALLETFPDNKMLARWIEKAQAKVPFIGLPARVCWLGYGEREKFGLVINDLVARGEVSAPIVIGRDHLDCGSVASPNRETEGMKDGSDAVADWPLLNALANTASGADWVSLHNGGGVGIGNSTHSGMVIVATGTPEKAERLRRVLTTDPGMGVFRHADAGYELAQQVAQERGVQIPGQQ
- a CDS encoding MBL fold metallo-hydrolase — translated: MKQVAPGIHQLTIQRFVNLYFVETGRPGEWVLVDTGLPGAAKDIIAAANKLFYPGTHPEAIILTHGHMDHAGNARELAEHWKVPVLAHPLELPFLTGKAVYPPADPTVERGGTLAFVARFFPPQSFQLSDIVQALPTTDADPPFLPDWQVIHVPGHAPGQIALFREKDRTLLGADAFATANHESVPSLLMQVPCISVAGAPFNYNWTEVRESVQKLAALRPEHIGCGHGPVMQGVEATEGLSALAREFPMPTRGRYVQQPARLDENGVQFVPPAAVDTLPTKLAFIGAGVGLAITAAALLAGKNKKGRKAGRRKKNTGYGYANSFENADSYSTGYGEREDGTIVGPGPSRPEWRKGGVGD